The following coding sequences are from one Triticum dicoccoides isolate Atlit2015 ecotype Zavitan chromosome 4A, WEW_v2.0, whole genome shotgun sequence window:
- the LOC119284043 gene encoding classical arabinogalactan protein 4-like, which yields PPVVTPPPVMPPPVKAPPPMTPPPVTVPPPATLPPVASLAEAPMVLPPVATPPPVAEAPAVLPPAEAPSNSKNKHKRKRSGKKKSPAPAPEPLSPPAPIVPEPTTIEDVSGPAPSANDLSGSGQQCAHWGIVVQTAMAALLLSLAW from the exons CCGCCCGTCGTGACGCCTCCTCCTGTGATGCCACCGCCAGTGAAGGCGCCTCCTCCTATGACTCCGCCCCCGGTCACGGTGCCCCCGCCAGCAACGCTCCCGCCAGTGGCCTCCCTGGCTGAGGCGCCAATGGTGCTCCCCCCAGTGGCGACGCCCCCGCCAGTGGCTGAGGCGCCGGCTGTGCTGCCTCCGGCCGAGGCACCGTCCAATAGCAAGAACAAGCACAAGAGAAAGAGGAGCGGGAAGAAGAAGTCGCCTGCCCCCGCCCCGGAGCCGCTCAGCCCGCCGGCCCCCATCGTGCCCGAGCCCACCACCATCGAGGACGTGTCCGGCCCCGCGCCCTCCGCCAACGATCTG AGCGGGAGCGGCCAGCAGTGCGCGCACTGGGGGATCGTCGTGCAGACCGCCATGGCCGCACTTCTGCTGTCACTAGCCTGGTGA